The following coding sequences are from one Psychrobacter sp. AH5 window:
- a CDS encoding capsule assembly Wzi family protein, whose amino-acid sequence MIMYKKLSILLGFGVLSSVSMLASAQNLYMNDLKLKADLDWLNTQGVAQISTSTWPLTANEIKRALNTANAQTRAQQQILQSVQTRLAQNRNSVVKGTAALHIQTDRDKLPQKFADDKLAGQQASVGVSLSEAEWEFNLQANLKNDKLIDDSSDVSFEGSYLAGTAANQWLIAGKIPTWWGPGHDGSLIRGDASLPVTGFTMQRDQQSAPEYKYLNWVGPWQYQLFAGQLDDYTAVPDAKLFGARLTASPMPWLEVGASRSFMWGGDGRPQDFSSFIDAIKGTKDNGGRDGGDPANQLGGFDAKVQLASLINVPASVYAQYIGEDEAGGLPAKNMYLAGVDYASSLQGKPYQLYAEYTDTRSSGEVKGISYDHGTYTDGYYQQGYPLGYALGGDAESVALGGRLWLDERNFIHTKLQHAKVNQADESINQAYPATDKLTAIDVAWEHQLQPLTKITGRVWAVDSDIQSTDVGVGLGIELATY is encoded by the coding sequence TTGATCATGTACAAGAAGCTAAGTATTTTATTGGGTTTTGGTGTCTTATCATCAGTGTCGATGCTAGCATCTGCACAAAACCTGTATATGAACGATCTCAAGCTGAAGGCAGATCTTGACTGGCTGAATACTCAAGGGGTCGCACAGATTAGCACCAGCACGTGGCCGCTAACTGCTAATGAAATCAAGCGCGCTTTAAATACGGCTAATGCTCAGACACGTGCGCAGCAGCAAATTCTGCAGTCGGTACAAACACGCCTGGCTCAAAACCGCAATTCTGTGGTAAAAGGGACGGCCGCCCTGCATATACAAACCGATAGAGATAAGCTACCACAAAAATTTGCTGATGATAAGCTGGCGGGTCAACAAGCAAGCGTTGGGGTGTCGCTTAGCGAAGCAGAGTGGGAGTTTAATCTACAAGCCAATCTAAAAAATGACAAACTTATCGATGACAGCTCAGACGTTAGCTTTGAAGGCTCGTATCTTGCTGGGACCGCAGCCAATCAGTGGTTGATTGCAGGTAAAATTCCAACGTGGTGGGGACCTGGTCATGATGGTAGCCTTATTCGAGGCGATGCAAGCTTGCCAGTGACAGGTTTTACCATGCAGCGTGATCAGCAGAGCGCGCCTGAGTATAAATACTTAAATTGGGTTGGACCTTGGCAGTATCAGCTATTTGCCGGTCAATTGGATGATTATACGGCAGTGCCAGATGCTAAGCTATTTGGCGCGCGTTTGACCGCCAGTCCTATGCCTTGGTTAGAGGTCGGTGCATCGCGTAGCTTTATGTGGGGCGGTGACGGTCGTCCACAGGACTTTAGCTCTTTTATTGATGCTATCAAAGGCACCAAGGATAATGGCGGTCGTGATGGCGGCGATCCGGCCAATCAGTTAGGCGGATTTGATGCCAAGGTGCAGCTAGCTTCCTTGATTAACGTACCGGCCAGCGTCTACGCGCAATATATCGGTGAAGATGAAGCAGGCGGATTGCCGGCGAAAAATATGTATCTAGCCGGCGTCGATTATGCTTCTAGTTTACAGGGCAAGCCTTATCAGCTTTATGCCGAATATACCGATACGCGTAGTAGTGGTGAGGTCAAAGGCATCTCTTATGATCATGGTACTTATACCGATGGCTACTATCAGCAAGGCTATCCATTAGGCTATGCGCTTGGCGGTGATGCTGAGAGTGTGGCGCTTGGCGGTCGTTTATGGCTGGATGAGCGAAACTTTATTCATACCAAGCTGCAACACGCCAAGGTTAATCAGGCGGATGAATCCATTAACCAAGCTTATCCGGCGACTGATAAGCTCACCGCTATTGACGTGGCTTGGGAGCATCAGCTACAGCCATTGACTAAAATAACGGGTAGAGTATGGGCAGTAGATTCAGATATTCAATCAACCGATGTCGGTGTCGGGTTAGGGATTGA
- a CDS encoding DegT/DnrJ/EryC1/StrS aminotransferase family protein — protein MLNTPFSPWPGFTQEEADAVSQVLLSNKVNYWTGQECRQFETEFAKWADSKYAIAMGNGTLALDVALQALDIGAGDEVIVTPRTFIASISSVVNAGAIPVFADVDEATGNITPESIAAVLTAKTKAIVCVHLAGWPCDMDGIMALAEQHNLYVIEDCAQAHGATYKGRSVGSIGHIGAWSFCQDKIMTTGGEGGMVTTNDEQLWRKMWAYKDHGKSYAAVYETEHPPGYRWLHESFGTNWRMTEMQAVLGRIQLTRMPDWTAKRTANAQAILDACAKWEGKGYLSVPRLEESSEFADSTHAYYKLYVYVQSDNLPEGWSRDRIIEEINKLGVPCFSGSASEVYLEKAFDNTGLRPESRLPVAKQLGETSLMFLVHPTLTEDEIKQTVQAIDSVFTKIDDQ, from the coding sequence ATGTTAAACACCCCATTTTCACCTTGGCCAGGCTTTACTCAAGAAGAAGCGGATGCCGTCAGTCAAGTATTATTATCCAACAAGGTAAATTACTGGACAGGGCAAGAGTGTCGTCAGTTTGAGACGGAGTTCGCTAAATGGGCTGATAGCAAGTATGCCATTGCGATGGGTAATGGTACGTTGGCATTAGACGTTGCCTTACAAGCGTTAGATATCGGCGCAGGCGATGAAGTCATCGTCACGCCGCGTACCTTTATTGCAAGTATCTCATCAGTCGTCAATGCGGGAGCAATCCCTGTTTTTGCTGATGTCGATGAGGCAACTGGTAATATCACGCCTGAGTCAATCGCCGCAGTACTGACGGCTAAAACCAAAGCTATCGTTTGTGTGCACTTGGCAGGTTGGCCTTGTGATATGGATGGCATCATGGCGTTGGCAGAACAGCATAATCTATATGTGATAGAGGACTGTGCTCAGGCGCATGGCGCAACCTACAAAGGCCGTAGCGTTGGTAGTATCGGTCATATCGGGGCGTGGAGCTTTTGCCAAGATAAGATTATGACCACAGGCGGTGAAGGCGGTATGGTCACGACTAATGATGAGCAATTATGGCGAAAAATGTGGGCATATAAAGACCATGGTAAAAGCTATGCGGCGGTCTATGAGACAGAGCATCCACCAGGTTACCGCTGGCTTCATGAAAGCTTTGGTACCAATTGGCGCATGACTGAAATGCAAGCGGTGCTTGGCCGAATCCAATTAACGAGAATGCCTGATTGGACCGCCAAACGTACAGCGAATGCTCAAGCTATCTTAGATGCCTGTGCTAAATGGGAAGGCAAAGGGTATCTTTCTGTACCAAGACTAGAAGAATCATCAGAGTTTGCAGATTCGACCCACGCCTATTATAAGCTCTACGTTTATGTGCAGTCAGATAACCTTCCTGAAGGCTGGTCACGAGATCGTATTATTGAAGAAATTAATAAATTAGGAGTTCCTTGTTTTTCAGGCTCCGCTTCGGAAGTTTATCTGGAAAAAGCATTTGATAATACAGGTTTACGTCCTGAAAGTAGACTGCCAGTCGCCAAGCAGCTTGGCGAAACCAGCTTGATGTTTCTCGTGCATCCAACGTTGACAGAAGACGAGATTAAGCAAACCGTACAGGCGATTGATAGCGTATTCACTAAGATTGATGACCAATAA
- a CDS encoding acetyltransferase, with protein MQQLIGIYGASGFGKELLPLVREQYRDAQLCFVDDGSQDNKLNNYKIYTYTEYLALPNADKAVVLAIADSKIREVLVAKCRKDSVSILSLKASNSIVLDNVEIGEGSVLCHFTQLTSNIKIGKQFQANIYSYIAHDCVIGDYVTFAPRVSCNGNIHIHDHAYIGTGAVIKQGTPDKPLIIGKGAIVGMGAVVTKDVPAGAVVVGNPARPLNK; from the coding sequence ATGCAGCAGTTAATCGGTATATATGGCGCTAGTGGTTTTGGTAAAGAATTATTGCCTTTAGTTCGTGAACAATATAGAGATGCGCAACTTTGTTTTGTCGACGATGGCTCGCAAGATAATAAATTAAATAATTATAAAATTTATACTTATACAGAGTATTTAGCATTACCCAATGCAGATAAGGCGGTAGTCTTAGCTATTGCAGATAGTAAAATACGTGAAGTATTAGTAGCTAAGTGTCGCAAAGACAGTGTATCGATTTTATCTTTAAAGGCTTCCAACTCAATTGTACTAGATAATGTTGAAATTGGAGAGGGCTCTGTACTGTGTCACTTTACCCAATTAACGTCTAACATAAAAATTGGTAAGCAATTTCAAGCCAATATTTATAGTTATATCGCTCACGATTGCGTGATTGGCGACTATGTCACCTTTGCCCCGCGCGTTAGCTGCAATGGCAATATTCATATCCATGACCATGCCTATATCGGCACAGGGGCAGTCATCAAACAAGGCACACCTGATAAGCCATTAATTATTGGTAAAGGTGCCATTGTAGGAATGGGAGCAGTTGTTACCAAAGACGTGCCAGCGGGAGCTGTCGTGGTTGGTAATCCTGCAAGACCCCTCAATAAATAA